One Myotis daubentonii chromosome 12, mMyoDau2.1, whole genome shotgun sequence genomic region harbors:
- the LOC132213698 gene encoding LOW QUALITY PROTEIN: RNA exonuclease 1 homolog (The sequence of the model RefSeq protein was modified relative to this genomic sequence to represent the inferred CDS: substituted 1 base at 1 genomic stop codon) produces the protein MVQQCHFWPPEEEKAEDKEPLCLATLSPGQETXRTSHLTKQGKEIQSHTPGPESVRRGLAPCTRLPPAQELCDLLQGADKPPMESASLPQAAQDPAPKCPSIHRSAARDKRRIARVLMPCLAAGAKRRFPASSSSPPPKAQGLGSQLPEARALSGQASMATSTVPPKLVTRGPPEQSSQKPVPPKECGGKVPAITRQCHLSLFTDEGLKFCSSTQDATEKELKEEKAADHQSPSKRMDPDVAANTFHKMQGLEPGPGAGLHKTRDRGAVSQEVVPGGKLAAQTSFSLQCLNSPPEEDPLQGAALYQRLKEHLLTQAQLKENGYPFAHPKRPGGAVLFTAQEKPPQDASCRLCCRCGTQYLVAPSGHCVHQEECHYHWGRLRPTPAAGGWEIQYTCCSAPIGSPGCQVAQQHVQDGRQQDLQGFVQTLDKELPPGAHPGIYALDCEMCYTTSGLELTRVSVVDSALRLVYDTFVRPDRDIVDYNTRFSGVTAADLAHTSTSIRDVQAALLTLFNAHTILIGHSLQSDLLALKLIHGTVLDTAVLFPHRRGLPYKRSLRNLAAHYLGHVIQDRMDGHSSSEDASACMRLVIWKMGQDAETQRGRQPSIELCDLQLRAEQAPRESACPPKSPFIHLSAVGDNRIARILMPCLAAGAKRRLQASISSPPPKAQVLGSQLPEAPSPSDQVSMATSTVPRKLVEATEKALKEEKAVYHQSPSKRMDWHLATNTFHRLHSLEPGPGQDCIPSCYASNAWRLVCKEQILKPLEL, from the exons ATGGTCCAGCAGtgccacttctgg CCCCCCGAAGAAGAGAAGGCGGAGGACAAGGAGCCATTGTGTCTGGCCACTCTGTCCCCTGGGCAGGAGACATAGAGGACCTCTCATCTCACCAAGCAAGGCAAGGAGATTCAGTCCCACACACCCGGG CCAGAGTCCGTGAGGAGAGGCCTGGCCCCCTGCACCCGGCTACCTCCCGCCCAGGAGCTGTGTGACCTGCTGCAGGGAGCAGACAAGCCTCCCATGGAgtcagccagcctgccccaggctGCCCAGGATCCGGCCCCAAAGTGCCCTTCCATCCACCGCTCAGCTGCCAGAGACAAGAGGAGGATTGCCCGCGTCCTCATGCCCTGCCTGGCTGCAGGTGCCAAGAGGCGCTTcccggccagcagcagcagccctccTCCCAAGGCCCAGGGGTTGGGCAGCCAGCTCCCAGAGGCCCGCGCCCTATCAGGCCAGGCGTCCATGGCCACCAGCACTGTGCCTCCCAAACTCGTAACCCGCGGCCCACCTGAGCAGAGTTCTCAGAAGCCGGTTCCTCCAAAAGAGTGTGGGGGCAAAGTGCCCGCCATTACCCGTCAATGCCATCTCAGCCTTTTTACGGACGAGGGTCTCAAGTTCTGCTCCTCCACCCAGGATGCCACAGAGAAGGAGCTGAAGGAGGAGAAGGCGGCCGACCACCAGAGCCCCAGCAAGAGGATGGACCCCGACGTGGCGGCAAACACCTTCCACAAGATGCAGGGCCTGGAACCCGGCCCTGGAGCCGGTCTTCACAAGACCCGGGACAGAGGGGCTGTGTCCCAGGAGGTGGTGCCGGGGGGCAAGTTGGCCGCCCAGACCAGCTTCTCACTCCAGTGCCTGAACAGCCCCCCTGAAGAGGATCCTTTGCAAGGGGCTGCCCTGTACCAGCGCCTCAAGGAGCACCTGCTAACCCAGGCCCAGCTCAAGGAGAATGGCTACCCCTTCGCGCACCCCAAGCGGCCCGGGGGCGCTGTCCTCTTCACCGCCCAGGAGAAGCCGCCCCAAGATGCCTCCTGCAGGCTGTGCTGCCGCTGTGGCACCCAGTACCTCGTAGCCCCTTCGGGCCACTGTGTGCACCAGGAAGAATGTCACTACCACTGGGGGCGGCTGCGCCCCACTCCagcggctgggggctgggagattCAGTACACGTGCTGCTCGGCCCCCATCggctcccctggctgccaggtggCCCAGCAGCACGTGCAGGACGGCCGCCAGCAGGACCTGCAGGGCTTCGTGCAGACCTTGGACAAAGAGTTGCCCCCAGGGGCTCACCCCGGCATCTAtgccctggactgtgagatgtGCTACACCACCTCTGGCCTGGAGCTGACCCGCGTCAGCGTGGTGGACAGCGCCCTGCGGCTGGTGTACGACACCTTCGTCAGGCCGGACCGCGACATCGTCGACTACAACACCAGGTTTTCCGGAGTCACCGCGGCTGACCTGGCCCACACCAGCACCTCCATCCGCGACGTCCAGGCCGCCCTGCTGACGCTCTTCAATGCCCACACCATCCTCATCGGACACAGCCTGCAGAGCGATCTGCTGGCCTTGAAGCTCATCCACGGCACCGTGCTGGACACAGCGGTGCTCTTCCCGCATCGCCGCGGCCTCCCCTACAAGCGCTCCCTTCGCAACCTCGCCGCTCACTACCTCGGACACGTCATCCAGGACCGGATGGACGGCCACAGCTCCAGCGAGGACGCCAGCGCCTGCATGCGCCTGGTCATCTGGAAGATGGGACAAGACGCCGAGACTCAGCGCGGACGGCAGCCCAGCATT GAGCTGTGTGACCTGCAGCTGCGAGCAGAGCAGGCTCCCAGAGAATCAGCGTGCCCCCCGAAGTCCCCCTTCATCCACCTCTCAGCTGTCGGCGACAATAGGATTGCCCGCATCCTCATGCCCTGCCTGGCTGCAGGTGCCAAGAGGCGCCTCCAGGCCAGCATCAGCAGCCCGCCTCCCAAGGCCCAGGTGCTGGGCAGCCAGCTCCCAGAGGCACCCTCCCCGTCAGACCAGGTGTCCATGGCCACCAGCACTGTGCCCCGCAAGCTTGTG GAAGCCACAGAGAAGGCACTCAAGGAGGAGAAGGCGGTCTACCACCAGAGCCCCAGCAAGAGGATGGACTGGCATCTGGCCACCAACACCTTCCACAGACTGCACAGCCTGGAACCCGGCCCCGGGCAAG ACTGCATTCCCAGCTGCTACGCCTCTAATGCCTG GCGGCTGGTCTGCAAAGAGCAGATCCTCAAGCCCCTAGAACTTTAA